The genomic DNA TATTTATAAGCGCCATTTTTTATCCATGACAGTTTTAGATTGAATTCTGCAATGGCTTGTTCAACAGAATACTCCTCAGAGGTTGAAAATGATTTATAGGCATGAGCAATCGTTGTAAATAGTGTACTCATGACTAACTGAAACAATAATTCCATTTCATGGTCATCTTTTACTCTAAGATTGGAACGATCAATCAAACCAATCAACTCTTTGGACGCTTTTTTATGATTTTTATGTGGTGATGGACGATGTCCTTGTGGATGCGGCACGACTTTTCGTGAGGCACGGTAATCCATGTGCATAAAAAGATGTTTGTAAAACGCGGCATTTTCACCTTCTAGAATATCTCGAATCATTTTCCCAAAATAAAGTTCAAAACCGATAAATAAGTCTCCGTTCGATTCTTTGATTAGTTGGATCATATTTTTTGTACTATCACTACGAACGGTTTCAAAATAATAAAAATAAAGATCTTCTTTATCTTC from Enterococcus mundtii includes the following:
- a CDS encoding TetR/AcrR family transcriptional regulator produces the protein MPTQTFFHLPEEKQQRLLEAARVEFSRVPLNEASIAQIVKLAGISRGSFYQYFEDKEDLYFYYFETVRSDSTKNMIQLIKESNGDLFIGFELYFGKMIRDILEGENAAFYKHLFMHMDYRASRKVVPHPQGHRPSPHKNHKKASKELIGLIDRSNLRVKDDHEMELLFQLVMSTLFTTIAHAYKSFSTSEEYSVEQAIAEFNLKLSWIKNGAYK